From one Macrobrachium rosenbergii isolate ZJJX-2024 chromosome 52, ASM4041242v1, whole genome shotgun sequence genomic stretch:
- the LOC136833661 gene encoding uncharacterized protein isoform X1: MGDANKKYMSFWKRHMHRSVSSPSLARKSGKLSKDEISLPYPGDPSCFRPLNSFYGSSESNSNHCKSAEILSDSQGNAKDSVLGKNHLGGSQGKVSKDAGGKGRSKSINTLLKSQEIYTSEQHHALLARGRQGLQSEPETPNQRRENVPNSWNDVPSIPAREAESTECIDSSNKRVMDSRPCNGSIRPPKENDSDATMEPTRKLPLGLRTREETKKNKLVALGRRSQRQKNINLDAINNMKDNGQKTQQEKRDKNSKHSIFGISFRSKKKKEEENITKGLTKNDFKIYEVPEKEFPENKGSQIASPGENILPGGKHDELYGYGSPIYEIMTPTEIYERRASIKNVVGVSTPKISSSQRKTS, encoded by the coding sequence ATGGGCGacgcaaacaaaaaatacatgtcTTTCTGGAAAAGACACATGCACAGGAGCGTGTCCAGTCCTTCCTTAGCACGGAAATCAGGGAAACTCTCCAAAGACGAAATATCTCTGCCTTATCCAGGGGACCCAAGTTGCTTTAGGCCCCTCAACAGCTTTTACGGCAGTTCAGAATCAAATTCGAACCACTGCAAATCTGCAGAAATACTTTCAGATTCTCAAGGCAACGCAAAGGATTCTGTATTGGGAAAGAATCATTTAGGCGGGTCGCAGGGGAAAGTCTCGAAGGATGCTGGTGGGAAGGGCCGTTCTAAGTCTATCAACACGCTCTTGAAATCTCAAGAGATATATACGTCTGAGCAGCACCATGCCTTACTGGCAAGAGGTCGCCAAGGCCTGCAGTCAGAACCCGAGACCCCAAATCAAAGGCGAGAAAATGTTCCAAACAGTTGGAATGATGTTCCTTCTATCCCGGCAAGGGAAGCTGAGTCGACAGAATGCATCGACAGCTCTAATAAACGCGTAATGGATTCAAGACCATGTAATGGTTCCATTAGGCCACCTAAAGAGAATGATTCTGATGCAACTATGGAACCAACGCGAAAATTGCCATTGGGTTTAAGGACCAGAGAGGAAACCAAAAAAAACAAACTGGTGGCCTTAGGAAGGCGATCCCAAAGGCAGAAGAACATAAATCTAGATGCAATAAACAACATGAAAGATAACGGTCAGAAGACCCAGCAAGAGAAAAGGGACAAGAATAGCAAACACTCAATCTTTGGCATTAGTTttaggagcaagaagaagaaggaggaggagaacatcACCAAAGGCCTGACCAAAAATGATTTCAAGATTTACGAAGTGCCTGAAAAAGAGTTCCCAGAAAACAAAGGTTCCCAAATTGCTTCCCCTGGTGAAAACATTCTACCGGGAGGCAAACATGACGAATTATACGGTTACGGTTCACCGATATATGAAATCATGA